One region of Xyrauchen texanus isolate HMW12.3.18 chromosome 11, RBS_HiC_50CHRs, whole genome shotgun sequence genomic DNA includes:
- the LOC127651773 gene encoding ADP/ATP translocase 1-like: MSDAVVSFMKDFLAGGVAAAISKTAVAPIERVKLLLQVQHASKQITVETQYKGIMDCVVRIPKEQGFLSFWRGNLANVIRYFPTQALNFAFKDKYKKVFLGGVDQKTQFWRYFAGNLASGGAAGATSLCFVYPLDFARTRLAADIGKGSVEREFTGLGNCLTKIFKSDGIKGLYLGFNVSVQGIIIYRAAYFGVYDTAKGMLPDPKNTHIVISWMIAQTVTAAAGIISYPFDTVRRRMMMQSGRKGADIMYSGTIHCWKKITKDEGPKAFFKGAWSNVLRGMGGAFVLVLYDEIKKYT; this comes from the exons ATGTCTGACGCAGTGGTAAGCTTTATGAAGGATTTCTTGGCCGGTGGTGTGGCCGCTGCCATCTCCAAGACCGCTGTGGCCCCCATTGAGAGAGTCAAACTGTTATTACAG GTCCAGCATGCCAGTAAACAGATCACAGTTGAGACACAGTACAAAGGTATCATGGACTGTGTAGTGAGAATTCCCAAAGAGCAGGGCTTCCTGTCCTTCTGGAGAGGCAATCTCGCTAATGTCATCAGATACTTCCCCACGCAAGCCCTCAACTTTGCCTTCAAGGACAAGTACAAGAAGGTCTTCCTTGGAGGAGTGGACCAGAAGACCCAGTTCTGGCGTTACTTCGCCGGTAATCTGGCCTCTGGTGGCGCCGCCGGTGCCACCTCTCTGTGCTTCGTCTACCCTCTTGACTTCGCCAGAACAAGGCTTGCCGCTGATATCGGTAAAGGCTCAGTGGAGAGAGAGTTCACTGGTCTTGGTAACTGCCTTACCAAGATCTTCAAATCTGATGGTATTAAGGGTCTTTACCTTGGCTTCAATGTGTCCGTCCAGGGCATTATTATCTACAGAGCTGCTTACTTTGGTGTCTACGATACAGCTAAAG GTATGCTGCCAGACCCCAAGAACACACACATTGTCATCAGCTGGATGATTGCCCAAACTGTCACTGCTGCCGCCGGTATTATTTCATATCCCTTTGACACTGTCAGACGTCGTATGATGATGCAGTCTGGACGCAAAGGAG CTGACATTATGTACAGCGGCACAATCCATTGCTGGAAAAAGATCACCAAGGATGAGGGTCCAAAAGCCTTCTTCAAGGGTGCCTGGTCCAATGTGCTGAGAGGCATGGGCGGAGCCTTTGTGCTGGTCCTGTATGATGAAATCAAGAAGTACACATAA